From one Aquicella siphonis genomic stretch:
- a CDS encoding KAP family P-loop NTPase fold protein, producing MFDADRPITKSEQDRLGRSLFAKYLARCMLDHKDPDSLVIGLYGGWGVGKTSVINLVVQELNFAATNMEDNEKPIVLNFSPWSYSGQNQLIYSFFRRLSSTLRSVPYLENSDRIIHLLELYVSYFTQKPVPKPLRSRRSLLDRLTFRKQEDVYAWESGRDLTLIKAELNELLRQQKHKIIIIIDNISRLYDYEIKQIFQIVKSMGDYANTAYLLAFDKDYVVHAINKLDGIGGEEYVEKIVQLPFDIPPILQQDIEKIFSDRLSDIVAMVPEDAWNIEYWADIYYSSLKYFFENCRDITRYVNTLNFSYSRLRDLVNPVDFFALTAIEVFTPDVYFGIRENKDLFTDLLDHVYVLDKEQLKKDKSRCEEILSRTQRVPREVLLDLIMRLFPRIRHIYHPDEAFYHSDATARKLRRICSPDAFDIYFRLSMQVGQIPESEFDTILSLASDAETFDQALTRLNQDERITKFLDMLDSKVLTSLPRRDIQAVISALLDNGDLFPQGLSDTLSLDTPMRIHRIIHGLLRRFQTPEERFVILQNAIANASKSLYIIIHELREQSREHIEETDTFVPREFRDLAPEHLDSLKKMTVKRIEGWAKNGSLTDHPKLLDILYAWSEWGNEEDARLFVDTITKTDRGLISFLTSTLDQAITQAMTEYLKDPGWDKYLDDINAFIPANLLETHAKTLFEDEYFEKLREREQLALMIFLDLIKAPTKKNIRKTTV from the coding sequence GTGTTTGATGCCGACCGTCCCATCACGAAAAGCGAGCAGGACAGACTGGGCCGGTCTCTGTTCGCGAAATACCTGGCGCGCTGCATGCTTGATCATAAAGACCCTGACAGTCTGGTCATAGGATTGTACGGAGGCTGGGGCGTAGGTAAAACATCAGTGATTAATCTGGTTGTTCAGGAGTTGAATTTTGCAGCCACAAACATGGAAGATAACGAAAAACCCATTGTTCTTAATTTCAGCCCCTGGAGTTATTCAGGTCAGAATCAGTTGATTTACAGCTTTTTCCGCCGGTTATCCTCTACACTGCGCAGCGTTCCCTACCTGGAAAACTCCGACCGTATCATCCACCTGCTGGAATTATACGTTTCCTATTTCACCCAGAAACCAGTCCCCAAGCCGCTCAGAAGCCGCCGCAGCCTGCTGGACAGACTCACCTTCAGAAAGCAGGAAGATGTCTACGCCTGGGAATCGGGCCGCGATCTTACCCTGATCAAGGCGGAACTGAATGAATTGCTGCGCCAGCAAAAACACAAGATCATCATCATTATTGATAATATTTCCCGTCTTTACGATTACGAGATCAAACAAATTTTTCAGATTGTGAAATCCATGGGAGATTACGCCAACACCGCTTACCTGCTGGCGTTTGACAAGGATTATGTCGTGCACGCCATCAATAAACTGGATGGCATAGGCGGAGAAGAATATGTTGAAAAAATCGTGCAGCTTCCTTTCGACATCCCGCCTATCCTGCAGCAAGACATTGAAAAAATCTTTTCGGACAGACTGAGCGACATTGTCGCGATGGTGCCGGAAGATGCCTGGAACATAGAATACTGGGCAGACATCTATTATTCTTCCCTGAAATATTTTTTCGAAAATTGCCGCGACATCACCCGCTATGTCAACACATTGAACTTCAGTTACTCACGCCTGCGCGACCTGGTCAATCCGGTGGATTTTTTCGCCCTGACCGCCATAGAAGTGTTTACACCCGATGTCTATTTCGGCATACGGGAAAACAAGGATTTGTTCACGGATTTACTCGATCATGTCTACGTGCTGGACAAGGAACAATTAAAAAAGGACAAAAGCCGCTGTGAAGAAATTCTCTCGCGCACTCAGCGCGTGCCGCGCGAGGTTTTGCTGGATTTGATCATGCGCCTGTTTCCGCGCATACGGCATATTTATCATCCCGATGAAGCCTTTTATCACTCCGACGCCACCGCGCGCAAATTGCGTAGAATATGCAGCCCGGACGCCTTTGACATTTACTTCCGACTGTCCATGCAAGTGGGCCAGATACCGGAATCCGAGTTTGACACCATCTTGTCCCTGGCTTCCGACGCCGAAACATTTGACCAGGCTTTGACCCGCCTCAATCAGGATGAACGCATCACGAAATTCCTGGATATGCTGGACAGCAAGGTATTGACCAGCCTCCCCCGCCGCGATATCCAGGCTGTCATCAGTGCGTTACTGGATAATGGCGACCTGTTTCCCCAGGGATTGAGCGACACGCTCAGCCTGGACACACCCATGCGCATTCACCGTATCATTCATGGTTTGCTGCGGCGTTTTCAGACCCCCGAAGAGCGTTTCGTCATCTTGCAAAACGCCATCGCGAACGCGAGTAAAAGTCTTTACATCATCATCCATGAGTTGCGTGAACAAAGCCGGGAGCATATTGAAGAAACCGATACGTTCGTGCCGCGGGAATTTCGCGATCTCGCACCCGAACATCTGGATTCCCTGAAAAAGATGACGGTCAAACGCATAGAAGGATGGGCGAAGAACGGCAGCCTGACAGATCACCCCAAATTACTTGACATTCTTTACGCATGGAGCGAGTGGGGCAACGAAGAAGATGCCAGACTGTTTGTCGACACCATCACGAAAACAGACCGGGGATTGATATCATTTTTGACTTCCACGCTGGATCAGGCCATCACCCAGGCCATGACGGAATATCTGAAAGACCCCGGCTGGGACAAATACCTGGACGATATTAATGCCTTTATTCCCGCCAACCTGCTTGAAACGCATGCCAAGACACTGTTCGAAGATGAGTATTTTGAAAAATTACGTGAACGCGAGCAACTGGCCCTGATGATTTTTCTGGACTTGATCAAGGCGCCTACCAAAAAGAATATCCGCAAGACGACCGTCTAG
- a CDS encoding NmrA family NAD(P)-binding protein: MSKPKVLVLGATGQVGKLLGDHLKDDSSLELIVGTRKKEKLDQLSKLYRQAVYIDLDNPQTFAGVLQDIDRLFLLTGYSVSMLVQSKTIIDAAITAGVKHVVHLGVFSRAWNCTAPHFAWHQMIEVYIKNTPLKWTFLHPNCFLQNLTAFSVLTGNELRWYTTKPCGWIALEDVAEAAATILKEGENKHHGKDYWFSTESLDIYQVADVISEVIGTKVIASPRSANLFIPDMGGDPKTIDPYFFSVAETCEQIEDGRMSYIGDVKDDISLLLNRKGLSLRVWAEKHKEELIRLIHETTSTNMKWGKNE; encoded by the coding sequence ATGTCTAAACCCAAGGTTTTGGTTTTAGGAGCAACAGGACAAGTAGGCAAACTGCTTGGTGATCATTTAAAAGACGATTCCTCCCTGGAGTTGATTGTTGGAACAAGAAAAAAAGAAAAATTAGATCAACTTTCCAAGCTATACAGGCAAGCGGTTTATATTGACCTGGATAATCCACAAACGTTTGCCGGCGTCTTACAAGATATAGATAGGTTATTTCTTTTAACAGGTTATTCCGTTTCCATGTTAGTGCAAAGTAAAACCATCATTGATGCAGCAATCACCGCCGGTGTTAAACATGTTGTGCACCTCGGTGTTTTTTCTAGAGCATGGAATTGTACAGCTCCTCATTTTGCCTGGCATCAAATGATAGAAGTCTATATAAAAAATACCCCATTAAAATGGACCTTTTTGCATCCCAATTGTTTTCTGCAAAATCTAACGGCATTTTCTGTTTTAACGGGAAATGAATTACGCTGGTATACAACAAAACCCTGCGGCTGGATTGCCTTAGAAGATGTAGCTGAAGCGGCCGCAACCATACTCAAGGAAGGCGAAAACAAACATCATGGGAAAGATTATTGGTTTTCAACGGAATCCCTAGATATTTATCAAGTGGCAGACGTCATCTCGGAAGTCATTGGCACTAAAGTCATAGCATCTCCTCGTTCAGCAAATTTGTTTATTCCTGATATGGGCGGTGATCCCAAAACCATAGATCCATACTTTTTTAGTGTCGCTGAAACTTGTGAACAAATTGAAGATGGAAGAATGAGTTATATTGGCGATGTAAAAGATGATATTTCTCTTTTATTAAATCGTAAGGGGTTATCTTTACGTGTCTGGGCAGAAAAACATAAAGAAGAATTAATCAGATTAATACATGAAACAACAAGCACTAATATGAAATGGGGCAAAAATGAATAA
- a CDS encoding VOC family protein: MTTISFSRLNWFDNVNERPHPWPGLNWLTAMLVVTDVKQAMNFYEEVFGIVPIFELPEESGKIIFARMRYRGINFTLNQEGSFNLEGKAPLTTNTIPPFVFYLYVDNVDEVYTTALQKGCKSIEEPHMEFWGDKKARLADPFGYIWDIALKLNEMS; encoded by the coding sequence ATGACTACTATTTCATTTTCGCGATTAAATTGGTTTGATAATGTGAATGAAAGACCGCATCCATGGCCAGGATTAAATTGGTTGACAGCTATGTTAGTGGTGACCGATGTGAAACAAGCCATGAATTTTTATGAAGAGGTTTTTGGTATTGTGCCAATTTTTGAATTGCCAGAGGAATCGGGAAAAATAATTTTTGCCCGAATGCGTTATAGAGGAATAAATTTCACGTTAAATCAAGAAGGGTCATTTAATCTTGAGGGAAAGGCACCTCTGACCACTAATACAATTCCTCCATTCGTCTTTTATTTATATGTTGATAATGTAGATGAAGTTTACACGACAGCATTACAAAAAGGCTGCAAATCAATCGAAGAGCCGCATATGGAGTTTTGGGGCGATAAAAAAGCACGTTTAGCCGATCCCTTTGGGTATATTTGGGATATCGCTTTGAAGCTCAATGAAATGAGTTAA
- the epmB gene encoding EF-P beta-lysylation protein EpmB produces the protein MPGLTEKYTWQKALSDLVTDPRELLELLDLDPGLLDAAKAAARVFPLKVPRGFLARIRKGDPHDPLLLQILPLGAELQETEGFDRDPLGEAAVNPVPGLLHKYHGRVLVTLTGACAVHCRYCFRRYFPYEENNPGSMGWESIFAYIRQNPAISEVILSGGDPLAVNDRLLQRFSDQLSGIPHVIRLRIHTRLPIVLPERITPELLAWLTNVKMKAIVVVHANHPHEISPDVKEGLNLLRFTGVTLLNQTVLLKGVNDSARVLSDLSEALFACGVLPYYLHRLDKVRGAAHFDVPPETANALHAEISRELPGYLVPRLVCEEAGAGSKTVLSTGLYTG, from the coding sequence ATGCCTGGGTTGACTGAAAAATACACATGGCAGAAAGCATTATCGGATCTGGTGACCGACCCAAGGGAATTGCTGGAATTACTGGACCTGGATCCTGGCTTGCTGGATGCGGCGAAAGCGGCTGCGCGCGTGTTTCCTCTCAAGGTTCCTCGCGGTTTTCTGGCGCGCATTCGCAAAGGCGATCCCCATGATCCGCTATTGCTGCAAATCCTTCCGTTAGGCGCGGAGTTACAGGAAACAGAAGGATTTGACAGAGATCCTCTGGGAGAGGCGGCGGTGAATCCAGTGCCTGGATTGCTGCACAAGTATCATGGCAGGGTGCTGGTGACGTTAACCGGCGCTTGTGCTGTCCATTGCCGCTATTGTTTCCGCCGATATTTCCCTTATGAAGAAAATAACCCCGGCAGCATGGGATGGGAAAGTATTTTTGCTTATATCAGGCAAAATCCTGCCATTAGCGAAGTGATTTTAAGCGGGGGTGACCCTCTTGCAGTCAATGACAGGCTGTTACAGCGTTTTAGCGATCAGTTAAGCGGAATCCCGCATGTTATCCGGCTGCGGATTCATACAAGGTTGCCCATTGTCCTGCCGGAAAGAATCACACCGGAACTGTTGGCATGGCTGACGAATGTGAAGATGAAAGCCATTGTTGTTGTGCATGCAAATCATCCCCATGAAATCAGCCCGGATGTAAAAGAGGGATTGAATTTGTTGCGGTTCACGGGAGTGACGCTCCTGAATCAGACGGTATTACTGAAAGGAGTGAATGATAGCGCGCGCGTGCTTTCTGATTTGAGTGAAGCATTGTTCGCATGCGGCGTGCTGCCTTATTATCTGCATAGGCTGGACAAGGTGCGAGGCGCCGCGCATTTTGATGTGCCTCCAGAAACCGCGAATGCATTGCATGCGGAAATTTCAAGGGAATTGCCCGGCTACCTGGTCCCCAGGTTGGTTTGCGAAGAAGCGGGAGCCGGCTCCAAGACGGTTTTATCAACCGGGTTGTACACAGGTTAA